The DNA region CCGCCTACGATGAACATGCCCTGTTGGGAGAAATTGCGCACCCCCAACACCAGGCCGACCGCCCACGCGGCCAATCCCAAAGGACCTGCCAGATACCCCGCCAAATATGGCATCAACATGTAGAAACCCAGATTGATGCCGAACTGGTTGATCATCAAAAGTCGGCTCGGCCAGCCGAAGCTACCGAACTGTGCGGCGAAGGCCTTCACAGTGCCACCACAGCTGGGTCATGCACGCGCGCACACCGCGTCCATGACTGCACGACGCGCTCGGTCGGGTCGCCGACGACCGCTGGCTCTAGTCCCGGTGGGCCTTCGAGGAGTCCGTGGGTCCGGCAGTAGTCGTCGTTGTAGACGGTGTCGAAGTAGCGTTGCGGACCATCGGGAAACACTGCGGCAATGGTCGTACCCTTCGGGTAGTTTCGCGCTGCCCAACCGGCCACCAACGCTACCGCTCCCACACTCCACCCGCCGCTGGCGTAGTGGGTGGCCGCCAAGGCGCGACATGCCCACACCGCCTCAGCCGGTGCCACCCAGTGGACCTCGGTGAATGCGTTGTAGTCCACGTTGCGGGGGTAGATGCTGGAGCCCAGTCCGCGCATCAACCTCGTGGTTGCGGGCTGGCCGAAAATCGTCGAACCGATGGCGTCGACGCCGATCAACTGCAAGTCGGGATTGAATTCGCGCAGCACGCGTGCCACACCGGCCGAATGCCCGCCGGTGCCTACCGAGCAGACCAACACGTCAATGGTCCCGAGCTGTGCCTGCAATTCCAGCGCCAATCCCCGATATGCGTCGACATTGTCGGGGTTGTTGTACTGATCGGGATACCAGGCGTTGGGATTCCCTGCCAAGATCTCGGCCACCCGGTCGCGTCGGGCCTGCTGCCAGCCGCCCTGTGGGTGCGGTTCGGCCACCAGATCCACTTTCCCACCGTAGGCGGTGAGCATGCGTTGGACAATCGGTTCCATACCGGGGTCGGCAACCAGCGTCACCGGATGGCCATATGCCGTGCCGGCCAGCGCCAGGCCCAAGCCCAGGGTTCCGCTGGTGGATTCCACGATGCGGCCACCAGGGCGTAGATCACCGCGGGCCAGGGCCTGTTGCACCATGTGCATCGCCGGACGATCTTTCATCCCGCCGGGGTTGAAACCCTCGAGTTTGGCCCAAAATCCGCGCGCGCCAGAACTGAAAGGGGCATCGATCCACAACACCGGGGTGTGGCCGACCAGGGTGGCAGGCCGGTGACAGCGGCCCAGTGCTGGCTTTCGTGAGGCAGACGGGTCAGGTGTGTGTACGGATAGGTCATGGTTCATGGGTTTGGGTCGTTTCTGCGTCGAAGCCGCGCTTGAGAAGCGCTACGGCTGTGGGTGATTGGGCGGTCGGTGACCCGGCCCCGTGCGGCGGACCGGGCCAGTCGCGCCCAGTCAGCTGCGTATGACGCAAAAACGAGTCAAAATAGCTCGACCTGAGAGAACTGACGGGCCCCGGCGAGGCGGACCGCGCATCGATACACCCACAGCAGTCCCCCACCCGCCCAGCGCCAAAGCCACGACGAAGGCCAGCCCGAGCGCCATAGCCAATGTGGTGACGCGGGGCAACGCCCCAGCGGTGAGGTTCAGCTGAGCGTGCGCCATAGACCCGTCATCGGCGTGCGGGTGATCAACAACATCAGCAAACTGATGGACAAGGGAGGAGGCATGAGCGTGCGGGCTGGTCGGGGCCGGTGCATCCAAACACGGAACACCACACTCGGTGGCGACAACTACCAGCACCCACGAC from Mycolicibacterium sp. MU0053 includes:
- a CDS encoding PLP-dependent cysteine synthase family protein encodes the protein MNHDLSVHTPDPSASRKPALGRCHRPATLVGHTPVLWIDAPFSSGARGFWAKLEGFNPGGMKDRPAMHMVQQALARGDLRPGGRIVESTSGTLGLGLALAGTAYGHPVTLVADPGMEPIVQRMLTAYGGKVDLVAEPHPQGGWQQARRDRVAEILAGNPNAWYPDQYNNPDNVDAYRGLALELQAQLGTIDVLVCSVGTGGHSAGVARVLREFNPDLQLIGVDAIGSTIFGQPATTRLMRGLGSSIYPRNVDYNAFTEVHWVAPAEAVWACRALAATHYASGGWSVGAVALVAGWAARNYPKGTTIAAVFPDGPQRYFDTVYNDDYCRTHGLLEGPPGLEPAVVGDPTERVVQSWTRCARVHDPAVVAL